Proteins co-encoded in one Quercus robur chromosome 8, dhQueRobu3.1, whole genome shotgun sequence genomic window:
- the LOC126697130 gene encoding putative disease resistance protein RGA3 isoform X1 has protein sequence MAEFLISVLLEQFASITTREAKQELRLVVGVDEEVRKLEGNLRTVNAVLDDAEKRQMKEHAVKLWLEKLKDVSYEMDNVLDEWNTAMIKSEIEKEEEETAAENDPIVKKKKKKVCPFIPSPTCCYQVHKLVLRHDIAHKIKELNRKLDEVVRERVLYVFELTRGPTLEVVEHPKTTAFVDISEICGRDEVRGHLVSILLGKGNEEERSPYVISLVGMGGIGKTTLAQLAYNDPEVQDHFEKNIMWVCVSKPFDQCKVAKAIIETLGGGDPNIIELQSLLKKICELIMGKKFFLVLDNVWTEDSTLWEPFKLSLKYGAQGSRILVTTRKNVVAKMMGSACTINLEVLSDEDCWLVFSKIAFSDKDSKECKQLEDLGMQISKKCKGLPLAAKTLGSLMRFKRSREQWEMVLWSSLWELEDVERGLFAPLLLSYYDLPSPLRRCLSYCAFFPKDYFFSSDELVFMWMAQGYINSKEDMEMEIKAREYFESLAMLSFFQDFVKDYGGKIIRCKMHDIVHDFAQLMTKNECFTINSDKELGLDCKNAHHLRLEIAREDQNLVSIYSAKNLRTLSFVYRSDYNLSNLFQHFRRLRMLTLDCLDGKSKELPDTVQNFIHLRYLNLGNYNGDKLPETICNLCNLQMLKVNIRSDGFKKMPQGMGKLINLRHLILGVSSLNRQLEFPRGIGRLIALRTLRYFFVSGKDDNKGCKLEELKNLNYLQGTLEIRGLGNVANVTEAENAQLKKKKHLRDLNLHFGGENDALVLNALEPPRDLVNLSINDYQGTKMSPNWTMPLINLKRLTLTCFTQLDCLPPLGKLPSLKSLKITCFISLKKVGIEFLGIENEIKKCDKIKIFPNLKSLSFHYLNEWEDWIGIGEMRGGGGQEEEEKRCITIMPHLKQLTILYSPKLKSLPDFLRTAPLQILEVRHSSILSERCQKGSGEDWAKISHIPNIQIDGKYVRRDGREVNSESESSSSTMNLPG, from the coding sequence ATGGCTGAATTTCTTATTTCTGTTCTCTTGGAGCAGTTTGCTTCAATCACTACTCGAGAGGCGAAACAAGAGTTAAGGTTGGTTGTTGGCGTTGATGAAGAAGTCCGAAAGCTTGAAGGCAATCTACGAACTGTGAATGCGGTGCTCGATGATGCTGAGAAGAGACAAATGAAGGAGCATGCTGTGAAGCTTTGGTTAGAAAAGCTCAAGGACGTATCCTATGAGATGGACAACGTGCTGGATGAGTGGAACACTGCAATGATCAAAtcagaaattgaaaaagaagaagaagaaactgcTGCTGAAAATGATCCtattgtgaagaaaaagaagaagaaggtatgCCCCTTCATCCCCTCTCCTACTTGTTGTTATCAAGTTCATAAACTTGTTTTGCGTCACGACATTGCTCACAAGATAAAAGAACTGAATAGAAAATTAGATGAGGTTGTAAGAGAGAGAGTGTTGTATGTGTTTGAGTTGACTAGAGGCCCTACCCTTGAAGTAGTTGAGCATCCAAAAACTACTGCCTTTGTTGATATATCTGAAATATGTGGCCGTGATGAGGTTAGGGGTCATCTAGTGAGCATTCTATTGGGCAAGGgtaatgaagaagaaagaagcccTTATGTAATCTCTTTAGTGGGCATGGGTGGAATTGGAAAAACCACTCTTGCCCAATTAGCCTATAATGATCCTGAGGTGCAAGACCACTTTGAGAAAAACAtaatgtgggtttgtgtttctaAACCTTTTGATCAGTGTAAGGTTGCTAAAGCAATCATTGAAACCTTAGGAGGTGGTGACCCAAACATTATTGAATTGCAAAgtctactaaaaaaaatttgtgaattaATCATGGGAAAGAAGTTCTTTCTTGTCCTGGATAATGTGTGGACTGAAGACTCTACATTATGGGAGCCATTTAAACTTTCACTCAAATATGGTGCCCAGGGAAGTAGAATTCTAGTAACCACACGAAAAAACGTAGTTGCAAAGATGATGGGTAGTGCATGCACGATCAATTTGGAGGTATTGTCTGACGAAGATTGTTGGTTGGTATTTAGTAAAATAGCATTTTCTGATAAGGATTCTAAGGAATGTAAGCAATTAGAAGACCTTGGCATGCAAATATCAAAGAAGTGTAAAGGCTTGCCACTCGCTGCAAAAACTCTCGGGAGTCTAATGCGCTTCAAGAGAAGCAGAGAACAATGGGAGATGGTTTTATGGAGTAGTTTGTGGGAATTAGAAGACGTTGAGAGGGGTCTTTTCGCACCATTATTATTGAGTTATTATGATTTGCCTTCTCCATTGAGACGATGTTTGTCATATTGTGCTTTCTTTCCAAAAgattatttcttttctagtgATGAGTTGGTCTTTATGTGGATGGCACAAGGATATATCAATTCAAAAGAAGATATGGAGATGGAAATCAAAGCAAGAGAATACTTTGAATCTTTGGCCatgctctctttctttcaagaTTTTGTGAAAGACTATGGTGGCAAGATAATAAGGTGTAAAATGCATGACATAGTGCATGATTTTGCACAGTTAATGACAAAAAATGAATGCTTCACAATCAATAGTGACAAAGAGTTGGGATTAGATTGTAAAAATGCTCACCATTTGCGTTTAGAAATTGCAAGAGAGGACCAAAATCTTGTGTCCATTTATAGTGCGAAAAATTTGCGCACCCTCAGTTTTGTATATCGAAGTGATTATAACCTATCTAATTTATTCCAACATTTTAGAAGGTTACGAATGTTAACTTTGGATTGTCTAGATGGTAAGTCAAAGGAACTTCCAGATACCGTGCAAAATTTCATACATTTGAGGTACCTCAATTTAGGTAATTACAATGGAGACAAATTACCTGAAACCATCTGCAATCTATGCAATTTACAAATGTTGAAGGTCAATATTCGGAGTGATGGGTTCAAGAAAATGCCGCAGGGGATGGGTaaactaattaatttaagaCATCTTATTTTGGGTGTATCTTCTTTAAATAGACAGTTAGAGTTTCCAAGAGGAATTGGAAGATTGATTGCTCTTAGAACATTAAGATATTTCTTTGTAAGTGGTAAGGATGACAACAAAGGATGTAAActtgaagaattaaaaaatttgaactacCTTCAAGGAACTCTTGAAATAAGAGGGTTGGGGAATGTTGCAAATGTAACTGAGGCTGAGAATGCACAActtaagaagaagaaacacCTTCGTGATTTGAATCTACATTTTGGCGGAGAGAATGATGCATTAGTTCTAAATGCCTTAGAGCCACCTCGAGACTTGGTAAATTTATCCATTAATGATTATCAAGGCACCAAGATGTCTCCTAATTGGACGATGCCCCTGATCAATTTGAAAAGGCTTACTCTCACATGCTTCACACAGTTAGATTGTTTGCCTCCTTTGGGGAAGCTTCCGTCTctcaaatcattaaaaataactTGCTTTATAAGCTTGAAAAAGGTGGGTATTGAGTTTTTGGGAATAGaaaatgaaatcaagaaatgtgataaaataaaaatattcccGAATTTAAAATCTCTCTCGTTTCATTATTTGAACGAGTGGGAAGATTGGATTGGGATTGGAGAAATGAGGGGAGGTGGAGGAcaagaagaagaggagaaacGTTGCATTACTATAATGCCACACCTTAAACAGTTGACAATTCTCTATAGCCCAAAGTTAAAGTCGCTGCCGGACTTCCTTCGAACGGCTCCACTACAGATACTGGAGGTTCGTCACAGTTCAATTTTGAGTGAACGTTGCCAAAAAGGATCAGGAGAAGATTGGGCCAAGATTTCCCACATTCCAAACATCCAGATTGATGGGAAGTATGTGCGAAGAGATGGTCGAGAAGTTAACTCAGAGTCAGAG
- the LOC126697135 gene encoding arginase 1, mitochondrial-like isoform X1: protein MLLFSHKRVTPSLQKAACFFLPLKSSSNTQLPPTTIQVIFVLDSLSLCIFIFIASKLQDMSSLGRTGIRFFHKLSAAIPADLLEKGQNRVIDASLTLIREKAKLKGELVRALGGAVATTSLLGVPLGHNSSFLQGPAFAPPPIREAIWCGSTNSTTEEGKELKDPRVLSDVGDVPVQEIRDCGVDDDRLMNVISDSVKLVMEEAPLRPLVLGGDHSISYPVVRAVSEKLGGPVDILHLDAHPDIYHCFEGNKYSHASSFARIMEGGYARRLLQVGLRSINIEGREQGKRFGVEQFEMRTYSRDREFLENLKLGDGVKGVYISIDVDCLDPAFAPGVSHLEPGGLSFRDVLNIVHNLQGNVVAADVVEFNPQRDTFSGMTAMVAAKLVRELAAKMSKL, encoded by the exons ATGTTACTTTTCTCTCACAAGAGAGTGACCCCCTCACTGCAAAAAGCTGCATgcttttttcttcctcttaaatccagctccaatacccaattgccACCCACCACTATACAAGTCATTTTCGTtttggactctctctctctctgcatatTCATCTTCATCGCCTCCAAGCTTCAAG ACATGTCAAGCCTAGGGCGGACAGGAATTCGTTTCTTTCACAAACTAAGTGCTGCAATCCCTGCTGATTTGCTAGAAAAGGGCCAAAATCGTGTTATTGATGCTTCCCTTACACTTATCCGTGAGAAGGCAAAGCTTAAG GGAGAGCTTGTTCGTGCTTTAGGAGGTGCTGTTGCAACGACATCTCTTCTTGGAGTACCTTTAGGACATAACTCATCATTTCTTCAGGGGCCTGCATTTGCACCTCCTCCCATTAGAGAGGCGATCtggtgtggtagcacaaactcAACAACTGAAGAAG GGAAAGAATTAAAAGACCCACGGGTGCTAAGTGATGTTGGCGATGTCCCTGTCCAAGAAATTAGAGATTGTGGTGTGGATGATGACAGATTGATGAATGTCATAAGTGACTCTGTCAAGCTAGTTATGGAAGAG GCTCCGTTACGCCCGTTAGTTTTAGGTGGTGATCACTCAATATCGTATCCTGTTGTAAGAGCTGTTTCTGAAAAGCTTGGGGGCCCTGTAGATATTCTTCATCTTGATGCCCATCCAGATATCTATCATTGCTTTGAAGGAAATAAGTATTCTCATGCTTCTTCTTTTGCCCGTATTATGGAGGGTGGTTATGCTCGGCGGCTTTTGCAG GTTGGTCTTAGATCAATAAATATTGAAGGGCGTGAACAAGGCAAAAGATTTGGAGTGGAGCAATTTGAAATGCGAACCTATTCAAGAGATCGCGAATTTTTGGAAAACctg AAACTTGGGGATGGTGTAAAAGGCGTGTATATCTCAATAGATGTGGACTGTCTTGATCCTGCTTTTGCTCCTGGAGTGTCTCACCTTGAGCCAGGAGGTCTCTCTTTTCGTGATGTTCTCAACATCGTCCACAACCTCCAAGGTAACGTTGTTGCTGCAGATGTGGTTGAGTTCAACCCACAACGTGACACTTTTAGTGGTATGACTGCAATGGTAGCTGCTAAGCTGGTGAGAGAACTGGCTGCAAAGATGTCAAAATTATAG
- the LOC126697135 gene encoding arginase 1, mitochondrial-like isoform X2, with the protein MLLFSHKRVTPSLQKAACFFLPLKSSSNTQLPPTTIQVIFVLDSLSLCIFIFIASKLQDMSSLGRTGIRFFHKLSAAIPADLLEKGQNRVIDASLTLIREKAKLKGELVRALGGAVATTSLLGVPLGHNSSFLQGPAFAPPPIREAIWCGSTNSTTEEGKELKDPRVLSDVGDVPVQEIRDCGVDDDRLMNVISDSVKLVMEEAPLRPLVLGGDHSISYPVVRAVSEKLGGPVDILHLDAHPDIYHCFEGNKYSHASSFARIMEGGYARRLLQVGLRSINIEGREQGKRFGVEQFEMRTYSRDREFLENRNLGMV; encoded by the exons ATGTTACTTTTCTCTCACAAGAGAGTGACCCCCTCACTGCAAAAAGCTGCATgcttttttcttcctcttaaatccagctccaatacccaattgccACCCACCACTATACAAGTCATTTTCGTtttggactctctctctctctgcatatTCATCTTCATCGCCTCCAAGCTTCAAG ACATGTCAAGCCTAGGGCGGACAGGAATTCGTTTCTTTCACAAACTAAGTGCTGCAATCCCTGCTGATTTGCTAGAAAAGGGCCAAAATCGTGTTATTGATGCTTCCCTTACACTTATCCGTGAGAAGGCAAAGCTTAAG GGAGAGCTTGTTCGTGCTTTAGGAGGTGCTGTTGCAACGACATCTCTTCTTGGAGTACCTTTAGGACATAACTCATCATTTCTTCAGGGGCCTGCATTTGCACCTCCTCCCATTAGAGAGGCGATCtggtgtggtagcacaaactcAACAACTGAAGAAG GGAAAGAATTAAAAGACCCACGGGTGCTAAGTGATGTTGGCGATGTCCCTGTCCAAGAAATTAGAGATTGTGGTGTGGATGATGACAGATTGATGAATGTCATAAGTGACTCTGTCAAGCTAGTTATGGAAGAG GCTCCGTTACGCCCGTTAGTTTTAGGTGGTGATCACTCAATATCGTATCCTGTTGTAAGAGCTGTTTCTGAAAAGCTTGGGGGCCCTGTAGATATTCTTCATCTTGATGCCCATCCAGATATCTATCATTGCTTTGAAGGAAATAAGTATTCTCATGCTTCTTCTTTTGCCCGTATTATGGAGGGTGGTTATGCTCGGCGGCTTTTGCAG GTTGGTCTTAGATCAATAAATATTGAAGGGCGTGAACAAGGCAAAAGATTTGGAGTGGAGCAATTTGAAATGCGAACCTATTCAAGAGATCGCGAATTTTTGGAAAAC AGAAACTTGGGGATGGTGTAA